The DNA sequence aagaacaaacaaacaaacaccagaccAGCACCAAGGCTTCTCCCACCCCAAACCCACCCTGTGTTTCCTGCCCCCAACCTGTTGAGACCGCTGGACATCACTGCTATGTAGCAGGAACACCCAGCAGGTGTCCTGGGTGGAAGGCAAGAGCTACTCCTTCCTCTGAGACCACACCCTTCAGGGTTTTGCCTCACTTTGCAGATAGCACTCCAGGCCTTGGCAGGTTGTGAGGTAGAAACCTCCAGTGCAGACACTGCTCACACCCCTCTGCATGGGGGACTTTTTGCTGTACTGTTACAAAATCCTTACTGTCAAATGAATCCGGGCTTTGATGCTGGCTGCCTGGGACTTAGAGCATCTTCCAGGACCTCCTGAGTGGTGGGCCCATTCCCAGCCGAGGTTGTTTTCAGCACAGAGAGCCTAGTCAGTGTTAGGTTTAGAGGTCGGTTTTGGTTGTGTATATGCACAAATGAGTGCAAGTATGTGGCACTCGGAGGACAATTTCCAGGAGtcagtgggtcctgggaatcgaacccatcctggcaggcatggtggcagtgcCTTTACCACCAAGCGGTGCTGACCCTTTTAATACTTACTTCTTTAGGTGAAGATGCCCTGCCCAATGGGTTAGATGTCACCTTTGAAGTGACGGAGCTGAGGAGACTGACGGGCAGTTACAACACCATGGTCGGAAACAACGAAGGCAGTATGGTAGGGCTCAGTCCTTGCGTAGAGCTCTGAGTGTAAGCTTTGAAATGGGCCTGTCAGAGAAACGCAGTTGCTGTGGAACCTGCTGGCTTATGGACTTGCAGTGCTGTTGAGGTCTCCTAGGACTGGTCAGCCTGAGCTGGAGGTCACCTCTATGCTAGAACAGATGCACGGTCTTGTTTAGATTCCTGGTCGGGAGGTTTGGGGTTGGGGCAGGAGACTTCTGCCTTCCAGCTCCCCAGTGCTCAATGTGGCCGTCTTCCGGCTGGTCAGCCTTTGTGGGGTGCTGTGTGCTTGGCAAGGGCGCCTGTGGGAAACAAAGCCTATTTACACTGGTCTGGTTCCAGCTttatcctttcccctcccttaaCTTAGgtacttggcctcaaactccccaaCCTTCTGGGACGTGCAGAAAAAGTGACTTTCCAGTTTTCTTATGGAACCAAAGAAACTTCCTACGGCCTGTCCTTCTTCAAGCCACAGCCGGGAAACTTCGAGAGAAAGTAGGAAACCAAGCAGGTCCTTGAGCTCATTGGCCTAGTGTAAACGTTAAAGTAGATGGCTGGCGTGTGAAATGACACCTGGCAGCCAGCCGCCTCCACCGAGGCCGCTGTCTTGAGGATGAGCCCCCGTGTAGCCTGACAGGGCCTGTTGTTTAGCTGTGTGCAAGCCCCATGTCTCACTGTTAAAGCTCTGTCCCGTTGCCTCCTAGTTTCTCCGTAAACTTATATAAAGTTACTGGGCAGTTCCCTTGGAGCTCACTTCGGGAGACGGACAGAGGAGTGTCTGCAGAGTACAGTGTAAGTACACCAGGCCCTGGggtcaggtgggggtggggcacagacaGCGAGGTTATTATATTGACTAGAGAGGGAAACGGGTGgccttctctctagctcctcctcccTAGCTAATGCAGGTAACCCCTGGAGGGACAGAGCTGGCTGGTGTCCACACTGGTCACATGGTATCTGTGCTCCCGACTGACGGGCACCCAGtgttttctcctgtctttctcctctgtctccccttttatttctttcctaatCTTTTAAAAGAGCACACTCTGAGAGTCAAAGCACAGTGCTTTCCACCTGGAACAGTAGGTGTGAAAGGAACTGGAGTGTAGAATGGTGTAGGGTGGTGTGGGTACACTGGGGAGGGACATACAACTTGTAGCCTCTAAGGCAGCTGTGTGAAGGACAAGACTGGGCGGAGCTTACTGTTTCTTGGGTCACCCTAAGTGTAACTGGGCACTGTAAGGGTGCACCATCTGCCTGTGAATCCTGTCGGTTACTATGGGGACAGCAGTGTGTTGCCCTATGGAAGTGGCTTGCTTTCTAAGAGCTGCCCTATGTTCATGGATAGAAGATAATTGGGAAGCTTCCCTTCCTGTAGGCATCTGGGGAAAACATGAGTCTTTGTGCCCTCATGCAGAATGGCTGCTGCTCCCTGACATCTGTAGGCTCCTCAGGCCTGTGTGCTGCCTGCCCCTGTGTGCTGAGCTGGACACTTTTGGGGCCACACACATTGCACACCAGTGGTGCGGACTGGGCTTCAGTTGGTGTCTCCTCACCCCTGGTGGCCTTGTGTTTTCCTCCAGGCCTTCGGGCTGCAGAGCTCGCCGGGATGCTCTCCGGGGAGCTTGGCACCAGGTGTCCTTGCTCGTGAAGTCCCAGCTACTCCTAAAGCTCCCTGACATCATGCCATGAGAGAGAATGGGGCTGTTCTGAGCTAGAGTCTAGGCAGGCTGTGTGGCAGGCTGTGGGCAGACCTGCTGAGAGGCAGGAGGTGGGTTCCTTGGACCTGGCCTTTGTTCCCTCTGGCTGTGGCAAGAAAACCCTTGGCCCCACGTAGCTTGGTCTTGTCATTCTCCTGGGTCAGATGCAATCCAAGTGACAGCTAGCTCACTGGGCCGCCTCGAGCTGGTGTAGGGCCCAGGTGGGTGCGCCATGCCATGCGTGCGTCTTACTGTGATGAGACTGATACCCGCTGGTGACAGTCACCCCCAGCCTTTGGGTATGGCCCTGTTCCTTCACCAGCAGCTCAGAGCAGCAGCGCTCTGGCTGTTTACAGCCCTCCCCCTCTGCCTTCATGAGTTCTCTCCCCCCTAGTTCCTCTCATCTGGAACGATTTGTCTTCAGACTGGGCCTGAGGCTCGGGGGAAGATCCCTTGCCATGACAGGCCTGATCCATCCCTGGTGCTGAGGGAAGAATTTATCCAGTGTGTTCCTCAGATGCTTCATTTCAAAGGATGGTTTGTAGCAGCGTTCCAGTGTGGACGGAGCAGAACAAGGCTTCCTTCCCTGTCTTTACAGTTTCCCCTATGGAAGACCAGTCACACTGTCAAGTGGGAGGGTGTGTGGCGGGAGCTGGGCTGCCTCTCGAGGACTGCTTCATTTGCTGTGCGGAAGGAAAGTGGACACTCATTGAAGTCGTCTCTCTCGGTAGGACTTGCTCTCGGCATGGAGAATGTGTTTACAGCCCTGTGACTCATTGGCCAGTCTCTGCTGATGTGGGGCTGACTGAGGTGCCAATGAGACTGGGTGGTTGGAACAATGCTCTCTGGCTCCACATCCACTGCTTCTCAATAGGTTTTGTAAGTAGCATcagtggaaacagaaattaaaagaaatgcaaTGACCTGGGGCAGCTGCTGGGCTCTCTGAGGGGATGAAGCTGGTCGGTGTCGGTGGGAAACTCCCTGGTGCCTCTGGGTGTGCCATCTCAGAACATTAAGCTGTCCTGGGAGGGCAGGCACAGATGCAGGGCTGTGGGCACgatcagcacagcacagccctcAGTGCACAGCAAGTGTTATTGTCTTAGAGCTGCCTGAGGTGAAGATGAGAACACCCTGCTCCTTTCTTTCAGCATGCCATGGTCATCGACTCTCGGAATTCATCTATCTTGCCAAGAAGAGGGGCCTTGCTCAAAGTCAACCAGGTAGCCTCTCGCCACAGCAACTCACTGGGGAGCCAGTGCACTGTGCACTGGTAATACAACACTTTGCCTGAGTTGGCAAACTCATCCAGTAGTGTGTGACTCAGGAGTGCACTGGTCTACTGAGCCCGTCTgagggaggccctgggttccatcccagcaccacAGATGGGAAAACCACTCTAGGATTGCCTGCAAGGGTTGGTGACTCCACCCTTAGGGCTCCTGGCCTCTGAATCAGCCCTGTTCCTTGCAGTTTATCTTGTGTCTTCTCCCAAGGCCACAGTGGTTGACATGGCAGCCTCTCTGGTGGTCATTCAACAGCTAAGAACAGAGTTGGAGGACCAGCAGTAGGCAGGACTGTCATGCAGAGGCCTGCAGGGCCAGTGCTGGCACTGGTGCCTGTAGGGAGTAGTGTTAGTGCCTAAAGGTGATGTGGTCAGCTGGCCTGCAGATGTGGGGGACCTGAGTGACACTGTAGCTGTGGTGGTCCACCCAGTCTCATCCTATTGCTTGTAGTGCTTGTGGTGAGCAGGACCCTGGggtgcctgtcttagttagggtttctattgctgtgatgaaacaccatgactaaaaagcaagttggggaggaaagggtttattcagcttatacttccatattgttgttatcatcaaaggaagtcaggacaggaactcaaacagggcaggaacctggacacaagtacttggagacaggagatgatgcagtaggccatggaagggtgctgcttactggcttactcctcatggcttgctgggcctgcttttttatagaacccaggaccaccagtcacCATGAGTTGGGCCCTCCTGctttgatcactaactgagaaaatgccttacagctggatctcatggaggcacttcctcaactgaggctccttcctctctgatgactaacttgtgtcaaattgatacaaaaccagccaggataGTGCTCAGTCTTCATTTTAGGGGAGCAACTAGTGGCGAGATTTGTATGTAAAATGTTCCTGTCACGAAAGCAGCTCACTCTTCAGATGCTGAGCAGGCCGGTGCCTTCAGAAAGGCACAGACAGTCATTCTGTGGATAAGGTGGTGTTTAGTAGCGCCCATGTCCCTATGACCTGTGGCTTCTTCCCTCAGGAGCTGGCAGGCTACACTGGAGGAGATGTGAGCTTCATCAAGGAAGACTTTGAGCTCCAGCTGAATAAGCCACTTGCGTTGGACTCGGTGAGTCTGCGTCCTACGCTGTACCTGTGAGACGCTGTGTGTGGAATCCTGAGCCCGGGGCACTGGTATTAGCCCAGTGCTCTGGTGCTTTAACCCGTAGGACTTCAGACCCTCCAGTCAGGCCTGCCAGGCTGCACTGGGTCCTCATTCTCAGGGACCACAGAATTCCATTGTCCTCTGCTGCCCCTGCCTGTGGTGTGGAACCATGCTCTGATTTCCCCACaccccttcctcccatccctgaACCGAGCTCCCCTAGTTACACACCTTACCCACTGCTTCCCTGTGAGTTTGGACTCTAGAGTGGTGCCCAGAGTGCCTTGATCGTCACAGTTGCACCCCTCCGCCCGCCCACACTCATGGGCTCTTTCAGAGGGATGGGGCTCTTCCTTCACAGGCACGTGTTGTGTTCTTCATCTGCCTCCTGCTGCTGTAACGTCCTTTTGTTACCTGTCCATGTGGCCTCCTGCTCCAGGCTTTTAGGAGTTTGGCACAGGCATGTCTCcagccattttctcttctcttccagccTGGGGGTTGAGGGGTGGAGGGCTGCACTGTACTTATTCTGTTCTTCTGTTTACCTACCGtttccacctacccactcacctgTCTACACATCCTTCTTCCATCCACAGAATATCTACTCGTTCTCTTACCCACGCATTTGTATGCTCACCCACCTGCACCCTGGCTGCCAGACAGGCACTCTAGGTGCTTATAGCAAGAGGTGGGAATAAGGAAgtcatcttagttagggtttcattgctgtgattgAGACACTGTGacacagcaactcttaaaaagaaaacatttaatttgggactggcttacagttttcagagattttagttcattattatcatagcaggaagcatggcagcttgcaggcagacagTGCTAGAGGAGCAGAGAGTCTGTAAACAGCAGAAGGAGGCTGTACCACACTGGGCAGATCTGGAGCTTTTAAGGCCTCAAAGCCTGTcttcacagtgacatacttcctccaatgaggccataCTTCCTAGAAGTGCCATTCcctgtggccaagcattcaaattcatgagcctattcaaaccaccacaagggtAGAACccaaaaagaacaggaaggacTAGTGGCTGAGATGGGCAGAGTTGGGGCAGGCAGAGAGTGGAGAACAGGAAATGGCAGAGACGCTAGCGAAAGGAATGACAGTGCAGGCGGTACCCACAAATTCAtgagcctattcaaaccaccacaagggtAGAACccaaaaagaacaggaaggacTAGTGGCTGAGATGGGCAGAGTTGGGGCAGGCAGAGAGTGGAGAACAGGAAATGGCAGAGACGCTAGCGAAAGGAATGACAGTGCAGGCGGTACCCACCTGTCTTCTGGAGGAGGAGAAGCATCAGAGCAGTTAGTGTCTGAGTTCAACAGGCAGTGAGGAGCAGGGTGGTCCCTCAGCTTTGAGGTGAAGCCTGCTGAGGATGAACCCTGGAACTGGGCTGTGCCTCTGCCAACCTAAGGCCACTTCAAAATACAATGCTTTTTttaagagatggagaggagagaacTGGGTATAAAACTGAGCAGAATGGCTCCTTTGAGGCATCGaggaatggtggtggtggggcataagatggtggatagatagatggatggatgggtgggtgggtgggtggatggatggtagGAAGAGGGTTGAAGGCTCAGGATGTTTGGCTCTGGCAGGTAGGAGCTGGAACTTTCTCTGCTGTTGGGAACGTAGAGTATAGATGCCTCTGAGTGGGACCAGGCGTggggcaagaaggaaggaaagcatgGGCCTGGCTCTTCTCAGGAGCACGGCAAGCTGCCATCCAGGCCAGAGGTAGTAGTGTGTGCAGGAAGACCTGGGACAGGGGTGGGAGTCTGCTGAGGCCCTTGGTCTCCAAGACGCAGAGACAGGCCTCATCCCAGAGGAGGAGCAAGAGTGGAAACGACATCTCCATGAACAGTCGGCATGAGTCCCATGCCGCCAGCTCTGTCATCACTGGGCCAGTGTTGGGAATGTCAGAGTAGAGCTGTGCTTCTTGACTTACTTCCTGAGGGCAGCACTTCCTAGGAAACCTGCTGTTAAGATGAAAATGTCTGAAGGGTGGTATCCTGCTGAAAAGCTAGCTCAGTCTGGCCAGCTTTCAGACTGGAGGCCTTCCCTTAGCCTTCTAAAGTCTACTACAAAGATGACTTTAGCCAAGCATGTGGCTTCCAGAAGGCCATACAGACAGGTGTGCCCAGGAGTGTGCTGTTAGACAATGATGAAGTTGGGAGATTTCACCCCATTATTGCCATGTGGGGACTGTCCTGTGTGCTATGTGGCTCTTCCCATGCTCTTCCACTCCCGCTCTATAGCGATAGCCCCCACTGAAGCATTTAGGAAAAGACAGCAGCTATGGGGTTTATAAGGACTGGCCAGTCAGACACACGAGGGCCTGGTATTGCCGGGCAAGAGAGCCTCGAGCTTGGCAGTGAATGTTCAGGAGAACTGAGGGGTGATCTACATGCTTTGATGAGGGTGTCATTGAACCTCCTAGCTGGATGGGGAGCTAGACACACTTTGTGACTGCAGGAGGGGTGTAGCTTATATAGATCTTCAGCCTGGGGTAGAGACCTCAGTCCCCTCATGTTTTGGGGTCTGAGCAGATGTAGGGTTTCATATCCAGGGTTCTGGCTGTCCTCTTCTATTAGTCCTGTGGGCCTGACTTCTCATGCAAGAGGGTTCTGTCCCGGCAGGAACACAAGCTAAGTTCCTGCTGCACCTCTGGGTGACTTTGATGGAGTTTAAAGTGGCCTCTGACTGAGTTCTTCAACCTCACCACCCCTGGTCCCCATGGCCCTGCTATAACTCTACTGTGCATGCCAAGAGCCTTCAGAGACATGCAGAGTAGAACCAGTTTCCTGCTGGCTCCcgtggagacagaaagaaacactgTGTTTGCCTTCGCACAGGTATTCTCCACATCTCTCTGGGGTGGAATGCTGGTGCCCATCGGTGACAAGCCATCCAGCATTGCCGACAGGTCAGTGCGGCAGACGCTCCCCATGTCCTCTGGGactttgggttatttttatttttacagaggGGAGCAGTATTCACATCGCTCTGGATTTTCATGTGGAATCAGATTTTGAAGTATCCAGTACTCATACTTcgttgctttatttatttatttattttttaaagatttatgtgagtacatgtcGTTGtgttcagacacatcagaagagggcatcaggtctcattacagatggttatgagccaccataaggttgctgggaattgaactcaggacctctggaagggcagtcggcaatcaatctctccagccccacgttattgctttttgttgtgatactttattatattaaaattttctcagccaggcatggtagtgcaggcctttaatcccagcacttgggaagcagaaccaggactgcacagagaaaccctgtctcaaaaaatagagaaaaaaattttttcctcttttttcttttagttattatGGAAGAATTTGGTTGGTACTGGTAGAGTTGAAAATAAAAGCACGTTTCAGAAAGTAGGCTGCTTAGTCCTCCCTGGGGATGAGCCTGCCTCGCCCAGACTGCCTCCTTTCGGTCAGTTAAGAGTGTGGTTGTATACAGAGAGTGAACTGTGTCTTATATGCTgtgttgtggttttttgtttttgttttttctttcaagagagggtttctctgtgtagccctggttgtcctggaactcactctgtagaccagcttggcctcgaactcagaaatctgcctgcctctgcctcccgagttctgggattaaagacgtgcgccaccactgcctggcatggaTCTTCACCTAATGACATGACACTTGTCACTTTGCTGCAGGTTTTACCTGGGAGGCCCCACGAGTGTCCGAGGATTTAGCATGCACAGCATTGGACCCCAGAGCGAAGGTGGGTGAGTTCTGCCTTGGAGACATGCGGTACTTTCCTCCTGTgggctgtctcttgtgaggggCCGAGGCAATGGGAGTAGCAGCTTGCAACAGGCGAGCATCAGCACTGCCATTGTGTGTAAGGATAGAACCGTTTCCAGCAGCCGTGCCCGCTCCTGCGCTTCATGGGCAACCTTTGCTCAAAACTCAGCAATCCAAGTAGCCCTGGCCCTACTCAGCAGGCCTCATCTGCCATGTGTTGGCTCCAGAGACATCTGCAGGTTTGCAGGATAATTTGTCTCACCAGATAGAAGCAATGTAGCTCTGTGACTGTGAATAAGGTGactttttcttgatatttattttgttgcttattTTAAACAGACAGTAGCTCTATCTACTATTGCTATAATCCAAGTTCAGAAGCTATCCTGAAAACATCTACTTTTCTTTAgtacaatttaaattttattgatgagtaatattttcctttactttttagtATTTGCAAATTTTTTGTCAATTTAaaagctcttttttttgttttttcgagacagggtttctctgtgtagccttggctgtcctggaactcactctgtagaccaggctggcctcgaactcagaaatccgcctgcctctgcctcccgagtgctgggattaaaggtgtgcaccaccacacccggcaaaagcttttttttttttacttattcactttacatcctgctcactgctacccccccccccaaccactccctctcacaatccttcccctatctcccctccccatctcctttgaGTGGATGGGTGCCCCACTGGATACCCCTGACACTTTAAGTCTCTTGGAGGCTAGGCACATTCtgtcccacagaggccagacaaggcaacccagcatatcccacagacagacgacagcttttgggatagccccccgctccagttgttcaggacccacatgaagaccaagctgcacatctgctacatgtgtgtggggaggcctaggtccagcccatgtatgctctttggttggtggttcagtctctgagagccccaagggtccaggtctGTGGACTGTTGGTCTCCCGTGGCGCTCCTCTCCTCTTCTGCGCCTGAACCATTGGCTTTCACATG is a window from the Mus pahari chromosome 17, PAHARI_EIJ_v1.1, whole genome shotgun sequence genome containing:
- the Samm50 gene encoding sorting and assembly machinery component 50 homolog codes for the protein MGTVHARSLEPLPSSGTDFGALGEEAEFVEVEPEAKQEILENKDVVVQHIHFDGLGRTKDDIIICEIGDVFKAKNLIEVMRRSHEAREKLLRLGIFRQVDVLIDTCHGEDALPNGLDVTFEVTELRRLTGSYNTMVGNNEGSMVLGLKLPNLLGRAEKVTFQFSYGTKETSYGLSFFKPQPGNFERNFSVNLYKVTGQFPWSSLRETDRGVSAEYSFPLWKTSHTVKWEGVWRELGCLSRTASFAVRKESGHSLKSSLSHAMVIDSRNSSILPRRGALLKVNQELAGYTGGDVSFIKEDFELQLNKPLALDSVFSTSLWGGMLVPIGDKPSSIADRFYLGGPTSVRGFSMHSIGPQSEGDYLGGEAYWAGGLHLYTPLPFRPGQGGFGELFRTHFFLNAGNLCNLNYGEGPKAHIRKLAECIRWSYGAGVVLRLGNIARLELNYCIPMGVQRGDRICDGVQFGAGIRFL